The following proteins are co-located in the Pseudomonas synxantha genome:
- a CDS encoding cytochrome c oxidase subunit 3, with translation MCTSAEPSELCRGHLPGDLAMWFFILAELSVFAILILAFAVTQALRPQMFSDSRQLLATSTGLAMTLSLITAGLFAALAQERVRRSRPRHGAVFLLLALLAASVYVVLKVTEYRHLLVSGLGMEHNTFFTLYWILTGFHFLHVLLGMFILAWLAERCRRGLYDAANHNGFECGVLYWHMVDLVWVVLFPLVYVLN, from the coding sequence ATGTGCACTTCGGCTGAGCCCAGCGAGCTGTGCCGTGGCCACTTGCCGGGCGATCTGGCGATGTGGTTTTTCATTCTGGCCGAGTTGTCTGTGTTCGCAATCTTGATTCTGGCGTTTGCGGTGACCCAGGCTCTCAGGCCACAGATGTTCAGTGACAGCCGACAGTTGCTTGCCACGTCTACCGGTTTGGCGATGACATTGAGCCTGATCACTGCAGGGTTGTTCGCTGCACTGGCGCAGGAGCGCGTCCGGCGCTCACGGCCCCGCCACGGCGCGGTTTTCCTGTTGCTCGCGTTGCTCGCCGCGAGTGTCTACGTAGTGTTGAAAGTCACCGAATACCGGCACTTGCTGGTCTCGGGGCTGGGCATGGAGCACAACACGTTTTTCACGCTCTACTGGATCCTCACCGGATTTCACTTTCTCCATGTATTGCTCGGCATGTTCATCCTCGCATGGCTGGCCGAGCGTTGCCGTCGAGGCCTGTACGACGCCGCAAACCACAACGGCTTTGAATGTGGCGTGCTGTATTGGCACATGGTCGATCTGGTCTGGGTGGTGCTGTTCCCGCTGGTCTACGTGCTCAATTGA
- a CDS encoding c-type cytochrome: MSETFTKGMARNIYFGGSIFFFLIFLALTYHTEQTFPKRSNEAQLTQSVIRGKTVWEQNNCIGCHTLLGEGAYFAPELGNVFQRRGGEDGFKPFLQAWMKMQPLGVPGRRAMPQFKLSDQEVDDIAEFLKWSSKINTNGWPPNKEG, translated from the coding sequence ATGTCAGAGACCTTCACAAAAGGCATGGCCAGGAATATCTATTTCGGAGGAAGCATCTTCTTCTTCCTGATATTCCTGGCCTTGACCTACCACACGGAACAAACCTTTCCCAAGCGCAGCAATGAAGCGCAATTAACTCAATCAGTGATACGCGGCAAAACAGTCTGGGAGCAGAACAACTGCATCGGCTGCCACACATTGCTGGGAGAGGGTGCCTACTTTGCGCCTGAGCTAGGCAACGTGTTCCAGCGCCGGGGCGGGGAGGACGGCTTCAAACCCTTCCTGCAGGCCTGGATGAAAATGCAGCCGCTGGGCGTACCGGGTCGACGAGCGATGCCCCAGTTCAAGTTGAGTGACCAAGAAGTGGATGACATCGCCGAGTTCCTCAAATGGAGCTCGAAAATCAACACCAATGGCTGGCCGCCCAACAAGGAGGGCTGA
- a CDS encoding CbbQ/NirQ/NorQ/GpvN family protein, producing the protein MDRIPSCEQVEPFYQPLNNEQVLFEQAWRHGMPVLIKGPTGCGKTRFVQHMAHRLKLPLYTVACHDDLSAADLIGRHLIGAKGTWWQDGPLTRAVREGGICYLDEVVEARQDTVVVLHPLADDRRELFLERTGEVLKAPSSFMLVVSYNPGYQNLLKGMKPSTRQRFMAMRFGYPPVADEERIVAREAQVDSALAARVVKLGQALRRLDQHDLEEVASTRLLIFTARMIRSGLSPREACMACLAEPLSDDPLTVAALMDVVDVHFG; encoded by the coding sequence ATGGACCGTATTCCGTCGTGCGAACAGGTCGAACCTTTCTACCAACCGCTGAACAATGAGCAGGTACTGTTCGAGCAGGCCTGGCGTCACGGCATGCCGGTGCTGATCAAAGGCCCGACCGGATGCGGCAAGACCCGCTTCGTCCAGCACATGGCTCATCGCTTGAAACTGCCGCTCTACACCGTGGCGTGTCACGACGACCTGAGTGCCGCAGACCTGATCGGTCGCCATTTGATCGGCGCCAAAGGCACCTGGTGGCAAGACGGACCGCTGACCCGTGCGGTCCGGGAAGGAGGCATCTGCTACCTCGACGAAGTGGTCGAGGCACGCCAGGACACCGTGGTGGTGCTGCATCCACTGGCCGATGATCGTCGGGAACTGTTCCTGGAACGCACCGGCGAAGTGTTGAAGGCGCCGTCGTCCTTCATGCTCGTGGTGTCTTACAACCCCGGTTATCAGAACCTGCTCAAGGGCATGAAGCCCAGCACCCGCCAACGGTTCATGGCGATGCGCTTCGGCTATCCGCCAGTAGCCGACGAAGAGCGCATTGTCGCTCGGGAAGCCCAGGTGGACAGCGCGCTGGCGGCACGAGTGGTCAAGCTGGGGCAGGCCTTGCGCCGGCTCGATCAGCATGACCTGGAAGAAGTCGCCTCGACGCGACTGCTGATTTTCACTGCGCGCATGATCCGCTCCGGCCTGAGCCCGCGAGAGGCGTGCATGGCGTGCCTGGCCGAGCCGCTGAGCGATGATCCGCTAACGGTCGCTGCGCTGATGGACGTGGTTGATGTGCACTTCGGCTGA
- a CDS encoding cbb3-type cytochrome c oxidase subunit I — MSMANPHLKFASQAVAKPYFVFALILFLGQVLFGLIMGLQYVIGDFLFPIIPFNVARMVHTNLLIVWLLFGFMGAAYYLIPEEADRELHSPRLAIILFWVFAAAGVLTILGYLLVPYAGLARLTHNELLPTMGREFLEQPTITKMGIVLVCLGFLYNIGMTLLKGRKTTVSMVMMTGLIGLAVFFLFSFYNPGNLARDKFYWWWVVHLWVEGVWELIMGAMLAFVLIKITGVDREVVEKWLYVIIAMALITGIIGTGHHFFWIGAPEVWLWVGSIFSAMEPLPFLAMVIFAFSTVKNRRRQHPNRAATLWAKGTTVTAFFGAGVWGFLHTLAPVNFYTHGSQLTAAHGHLAFYGAYAMIVMTLISYAMPRLRGLGEAADERSQTLEIWGFWMMTLSMVMITLFLTAAGVVQVYLQRWQPDGIALPFMATVEHLQVMFWARLGAGVGFFAGLLCYLFSFKQRGRAALRAPAAVVPS; from the coding sequence ATGAGCATGGCTAATCCGCATCTGAAATTCGCCTCGCAAGCCGTGGCCAAACCTTACTTCGTATTCGCCTTGATCCTGTTTCTCGGTCAGGTGCTGTTCGGTTTGATCATGGGCCTGCAATATGTGATCGGGGATTTTCTGTTCCCGATCATTCCCTTCAACGTGGCGCGAATGGTCCACACCAACCTGCTGATCGTCTGGTTGCTGTTCGGCTTCATGGGCGCCGCTTACTACCTGATTCCTGAAGAGGCCGACCGCGAACTGCACAGCCCCAGACTGGCGATCATTCTGTTTTGGGTGTTTGCCGCTGCCGGTGTGCTGACGATCCTCGGCTACCTGCTGGTGCCCTACGCGGGCCTGGCCAGGTTGACCCACAATGAGCTGCTGCCGACCATGGGCCGGGAGTTTCTGGAGCAACCGACCATCACCAAGATGGGTATTGTGCTGGTGTGCCTGGGCTTTCTCTACAACATTGGCATGACCCTGCTCAAAGGGCGCAAGACCACGGTCAGCATGGTCATGATGACCGGGTTGATCGGGCTCGCGGTGTTCTTCCTGTTCTCCTTCTACAACCCCGGCAACCTGGCCCGCGACAAGTTCTATTGGTGGTGGGTGGTGCATCTCTGGGTGGAAGGCGTGTGGGAATTGATCATGGGCGCGATGCTGGCTTTCGTGCTGATCAAGATCACCGGTGTAGACCGGGAGGTCGTAGAGAAATGGCTGTATGTGATTATCGCCATGGCGCTGATTACCGGGATCATCGGTACTGGGCACCACTTTTTCTGGATTGGCGCGCCCGAGGTCTGGTTGTGGGTCGGATCAATCTTCTCTGCAATGGAGCCGCTGCCCTTCCTGGCGATGGTGATATTCGCCTTCAGCACGGTGAAGAACCGCCGTCGACAACACCCCAACCGCGCCGCGACGCTGTGGGCAAAGGGCACCACGGTGACAGCCTTCTTCGGCGCGGGCGTCTGGGGCTTTCTACACACCCTGGCCCCGGTCAACTTCTATACCCACGGTTCGCAACTGACCGCAGCTCATGGCCACCTGGCTTTCTACGGCGCCTACGCGATGATCGTGATGACCTTGATCAGCTACGCCATGCCGCGTCTGCGCGGGCTCGGTGAAGCCGCTGACGAACGCTCGCAGACCCTGGAGATCTGGGGCTTCTGGATGATGACCCTGTCGATGGTGATGATCACGCTGTTCTTGACCGCTGCCGGTGTCGTGCAGGTTTACCTGCAACGTTGGCAGCCCGATGGGATCGCATTGCCGTTCATGGCCACGGTCGAACATTTGCAGGTGATGTTCTGGGCGCGTCTGGGCGCAGGGGTCGGGTTCTTCGCAGGGCTGCTCTGCTATCTGTTCAGCTTCAAGCAGCGGGGGCGCGCAGCCTTGCGTGCGCCGGCGGCGGTGGTGCCTTCATGA
- the ytfE gene encoding iron-sulfur cluster repair protein YtfE → MSQTLLEQSLGQLACDIPGATRIFHTFKLDFCCGGHKSLREAALGKDLDPTLIVEALHSLQDAGETKLDWRNEPSHVLITHLLTRYHARHREQLPELIRLARRVEQVHGARSSCPNGLADLLTDIQQELEGHMLKEEQVLFPMLQQGIGLQAAPPIQVLRFEHDQHGQALEELLALTNNITPPADACNTWRALYRGLLEFRDDLMQHIHLENNVLFVNALTPRH, encoded by the coding sequence ATGAGCCAGACCCTGCTGGAACAAAGCCTCGGCCAACTGGCCTGCGACATTCCCGGTGCCACCCGGATCTTTCACACCTTCAAGCTGGACTTCTGTTGTGGTGGACATAAAAGCCTGCGTGAAGCGGCACTGGGCAAGGATCTCGACCCGACACTGATTGTCGAGGCCCTGCACAGCCTGCAAGACGCCGGCGAAACCAAACTTGACTGGCGCAACGAGCCGTCGCATGTGTTGATCACTCACCTCCTCACGCGTTACCACGCTCGCCACCGCGAGCAACTGCCCGAACTGATCCGCCTGGCCCGGCGGGTCGAGCAGGTCCACGGGGCGCGCAGCAGTTGCCCCAACGGCTTGGCCGACCTGCTGACCGACATTCAACAAGAACTCGAAGGCCACATGCTCAAGGAAGAACAAGTGCTCTTCCCGATGCTGCAACAGGGCATCGGCCTCCAAGCCGCCCCGCCGATCCAGGTGCTGCGTTTCGAACATGACCAGCATGGCCAGGCGCTGGAGGAACTGCTGGCCCTGACCAACAACATCACCCCGCCAGCGGATGCCTGTAACACCTGGCGTGCCTTGTATCGCGGGCTGCTGGAGTTTCGCGACGACCTGATGCAACACATCCACCTGGAAAACAATGTGCTCTTCGTAAACGCCCTGACCCCCAGGCACTGA
- a CDS encoding cytochrome C oxidase subunit IV family protein, whose amino-acid sequence MSASRLLLLCWAGLATLSLCTVALAQVGTSRWLSMVILLVAVGKAWLITDGFMELRHAPRLWRRLMLSWALVLAAVVGLTLVLFR is encoded by the coding sequence ATGTCCGCGTCCAGGTTACTGCTCCTCTGCTGGGCTGGGTTGGCCACGTTAAGCCTGTGTACGGTGGCGCTGGCACAGGTCGGCACCTCGAGATGGTTGTCGATGGTCATTTTGCTGGTAGCGGTCGGCAAGGCCTGGCTGATCACGGACGGCTTCATGGAACTGCGCCACGCCCCGCGCCTGTGGCGTCGGTTGATGCTGAGCTGGGCGCTGGTATTGGCGGCCGTTGTCGGGCTGACGCTCGTGTTGTTCCGTTGA
- a CDS encoding NnrS family protein, with translation MQVLERRKAMAIPPLLRLAFRPFFLAGCLFAVLAIALWLAAFGGSISHWTPAGGWLGWHRHELLFGFGLAIIAGFLLTAVQTWTSRPGLSGKPLAALALLWLCARAAWLLNAPWPLLMVLELAFPLAVALLMGLSLWKVRQKRNYPIVMVLLLLAVADGLSLYGVREGHEGWQRQGVLAGIWLVAAMMGLVGGRVIPFFTQRGLGRVEGVAPWPWLDGVLLIGAPLVALLYAAGPALTPNVWVGLLFAVLAAGHLVRLVRWHDRALWRVPLLWSLHLAYGWLAVACLGMALWHLGVPVNPSLAVHCLTIGAMGGLVLAMIARVSLGHTGRPLEPPSGMTLAFILLNLACLSRVVLIVVLPLPALWLAGLCWALAFALYAWRYGPMLLRTRVDGHPG, from the coding sequence ATGCAAGTGCTTGAGCGGCGTAAAGCGATGGCGATCCCGCCGCTGTTACGGCTGGCCTTCCGGCCTTTTTTCCTTGCCGGCTGCCTGTTTGCGGTGTTGGCCATTGCGCTGTGGCTGGCAGCCTTCGGCGGTTCGATTTCCCACTGGACTCCCGCAGGCGGTTGGCTGGGCTGGCATCGGCATGAACTGCTGTTCGGCTTCGGGCTGGCGATCATTGCAGGTTTTTTGCTGACGGCGGTGCAGACCTGGACCAGTCGCCCCGGGCTCAGCGGCAAGCCGCTGGCTGCCCTGGCGCTGTTGTGGCTGTGCGCACGGGCGGCCTGGTTGCTCAATGCGCCCTGGCCGCTGCTCATGGTGCTGGAATTGGCATTCCCACTGGCGGTGGCGTTGCTCATGGGGTTGAGCCTGTGGAAGGTGCGACAGAAACGTAACTATCCGATTGTGATGGTGTTGCTGTTGTTAGCCGTGGCCGATGGGTTGTCGCTTTATGGCGTACGCGAAGGCCATGAAGGCTGGCAGCGCCAAGGCGTACTGGCGGGCATCTGGCTGGTGGCAGCGATGATGGGGTTGGTCGGCGGGCGGGTCATTCCGTTTTTCACCCAGCGTGGTCTCGGTCGGGTCGAGGGAGTTGCTCCATGGCCGTGGCTGGACGGGGTGTTGTTGATCGGTGCGCCGCTGGTTGCGTTGCTGTATGCAGCGGGGCCGGCCCTCACCCCCAATGTCTGGGTGGGCCTGCTGTTCGCGGTGTTGGCGGCGGGGCATCTGGTGCGCCTGGTTCGCTGGCATGATCGGGCACTCTGGCGCGTGCCGTTGTTGTGGTCGCTGCACCTGGCCTATGGCTGGTTGGCAGTGGCGTGCCTGGGCATGGCGCTGTGGCATCTCGGCGTGCCGGTCAACCCGAGCCTGGCGGTGCATTGCCTGACGATCGGTGCCATGGGGGGGTTGGTGCTGGCGATGATTGCACGGGTCAGCCTGGGGCATACCGGTCGGCCACTTGAGCCGCCCTCGGGCATGACCCTGGCGTTCATCTTGCTCAATCTGGCGTGTCTCAGCCGGGTTGTGTTGATTGTGGTCCTGCCCTTGCCGGCGCTGTGGCTGGCCGGCCTGTGCTGGGCGCTGGCGTTTGCATTGTACGCCTGGCGTTACGGGCCGATGCTGCTGCGCACTCGGGTTGACGGTCATCCGGGTTGA
- a CDS encoding nitric oxide reductase activation protein NorD, whose translation MAFTVELEEWVGSIWHRFITRRASPDFPEARVELISQQRPLALLFRAMGGANGMGVEAASDRDLLLRRNVLQQIAGTCKQVPLAWCDESTLRLPSSLAVFPQVALNEELYRWLALLAAQAGPMRHWGRDNQRWTQQLLRRYPALRPRYQRLVEAHLRLRPDPASLSCAEAALERALCQALRQPGSVEDFPRSERAVWPLPLWLYPPQQLASPLTADLGDESEDTLTTSPGEQKGGRKRAKRIDDSPRDGGLLVVRLENLFSWTEHVDLDRWSDDSEDPDAARVADDLDELTLSRTRLRKGGGLKLHLDLPPADVDDIPLGEGIKLPEWDYRKQRMQDAFVNLQMMVPRDSQAQPLPPRLKVSAQRLRRQFEHLRNDRQWLRQQTQGSELDMQAWLDFHVEREHGQCAERGLFMEQRQTRRDLACLLLADVSMSTDAHLNNEHRVIDVIRDTLLLFGETLSGLGDDFALYGFSSLRRQHVRMQALKTFAQRYDDHTRGRIQGLKPGYYTRMGAAIRQATCLLGSSKRRSKLLLLLTDGKPNDLDVYEGCYGVEDTREAVLQARRQGLTPFCITIDREAGDYLPYMFGANGYTLIRQPEQLPLRLPQLYRQLTQP comes from the coding sequence ATGGCCTTTACCGTCGAACTGGAAGAGTGGGTAGGCAGCATCTGGCATCGCTTCATCACCCGGCGCGCCAGCCCGGATTTCCCCGAAGCCCGGGTTGAACTGATCAGCCAGCAACGCCCGCTGGCGCTGTTGTTTCGTGCCATGGGCGGTGCCAATGGCATGGGAGTGGAAGCGGCCAGTGACCGCGACCTGTTACTGCGGCGCAATGTGCTGCAGCAGATCGCTGGCACCTGCAAACAAGTGCCATTGGCCTGGTGTGACGAGAGTACCCTGCGGCTGCCATCGAGCCTCGCGGTATTCCCTCAAGTCGCGCTGAATGAGGAACTCTATCGTTGGCTCGCGTTGCTGGCGGCGCAGGCCGGACCGATGCGGCATTGGGGGCGGGACAACCAGCGCTGGACGCAACAGCTGTTGCGGCGTTATCCAGCGCTGCGTCCGCGCTACCAGCGCCTGGTCGAAGCCCACCTGCGATTGCGTCCGGATCCGGCTTCATTGAGCTGCGCTGAAGCGGCGCTGGAGCGCGCGTTATGTCAGGCATTGCGCCAGCCGGGCAGTGTCGAGGATTTTCCGCGCAGCGAGCGTGCGGTGTGGCCGCTGCCGCTGTGGCTGTACCCGCCGCAACAGCTCGCCAGTCCGCTGACGGCCGATCTGGGCGATGAATCCGAAGACACCTTGACGACATCGCCCGGCGAGCAGAAAGGCGGGCGAAAACGCGCCAAACGTATCGATGACAGTCCGCGAGACGGTGGACTGTTGGTGGTGCGCCTGGAGAACCTGTTCAGTTGGACCGAGCACGTGGACCTGGACCGCTGGTCGGACGACAGCGAAGACCCGGATGCCGCCAGGGTCGCCGACGATCTGGACGAGCTGACCCTGTCGCGCACGCGACTGCGCAAGGGCGGTGGCTTGAAGCTGCACCTGGATTTGCCGCCCGCTGATGTCGACGATATCCCTTTGGGCGAGGGCATCAAGTTGCCCGAATGGGACTATCGCAAGCAGCGGATGCAGGACGCTTTCGTCAATCTGCAAATGATGGTGCCCCGTGACAGTCAAGCGCAGCCGCTGCCGCCACGGCTGAAGGTGTCGGCGCAGCGTCTGCGGCGTCAATTCGAGCATTTGCGCAATGATCGTCAGTGGCTGCGCCAGCAAACCCAGGGCTCGGAGCTGGACATGCAGGCCTGGCTGGATTTTCACGTTGAGCGCGAGCATGGGCAGTGCGCCGAGCGCGGTCTGTTCATGGAGCAACGCCAGACGCGCCGTGACCTGGCGTGCCTGTTGCTGGCCGATGTCTCGATGTCCACCGACGCGCACCTGAACAATGAGCATCGGGTCATCGATGTGATCCGTGACACGCTGTTGCTGTTTGGCGAAACCCTGTCGGGGCTGGGGGATGATTTCGCCCTGTACGGGTTTTCGTCGCTGCGCCGTCAGCACGTGCGCATGCAGGCACTCAAGACCTTCGCCCAGCGTTATGACGACCACACCCGGGGCCGTATTCAAGGGCTCAAGCCTGGGTATTACACGCGCATGGGCGCGGCTATTCGCCAGGCCACGTGCCTGTTGGGCAGCAGCAAGCGGCGCAGCAAGCTATTGCTGCTGCTGACCGATGGCAAACCCAATGACCTGGATGTGTATGAGGGATGCTACGGTGTCGAAGACACCCGCGAGGCGGTGCTCCAGGCCCGGCGTCAGGGGCTGACGCCGTTCTGTATCACCATCGATCGCGAGGCCGGGGATTATCTGCCCTACATGTTCGGTGCCAATGGCTACACCTTGATCCGTCAACCTGAGCAATTACCCCTGCGCTTGCCGCAACTGTATCGCCAACTGACGCAGCCTTGA
- the norR gene encoding nitric oxide reductase transcriptional regulator NorR, whose amino-acid sequence MLRESLAADLIVELPNAVRFQRLVQTLREYFNSGAVGLLRLDEDSLRPVATVGLVHEALGRRFVIAQHPRLAAIMASREPTWFEPDSRLPDPYDGLLDNHVGEPLPVHDCMGVSLYVEGRIWGAITLDALHAGTFDSQAREELKRCTLQIEAAVRVTRLEQENRSLRLSRSGLQDVRLPADEGEILGQSEALHQLLNELDVLADSDLPVLLLGETGVGKELFARRLHRLSGRSHKPLIQVNCAALPESLAESELFGHVKGAFSGATSDRAGRFDAANGGTLFLDEVGELPLSVQAKLLRALQNGEIQRLGADKPLHVDVRIIAATNRHLPDSIRDGLFRADLYHRLSVYPVPIPPLRERGNDVLMLAGHFLELNRARLGLRGLRLSPAAERALLAYTWPGNVRELEHVISRAALKQLSRGTSRALIMTLEAQILDLDSATGASGMLVERPLELMPDAPFQALGAAVDDCQREKILHALSLSAQNWAGAARLLDVDPSNLHKLARRLGLK is encoded by the coding sequence ATGCTGCGAGAAAGCCTGGCCGCCGACTTGATCGTCGAGTTGCCCAATGCCGTACGGTTCCAACGCCTGGTCCAGACCCTGCGCGAATATTTCAACAGCGGTGCCGTGGGCTTGCTGCGCCTGGATGAAGACAGCCTCAGGCCTGTCGCGACAGTGGGGTTGGTGCACGAAGCGTTGGGGCGCCGATTTGTCATCGCTCAGCATCCTCGACTGGCTGCGATCATGGCGTCGCGCGAGCCGACGTGGTTCGAGCCGGACAGCCGCCTGCCGGACCCCTACGACGGCTTGCTCGACAACCACGTGGGAGAACCGTTGCCGGTGCATGACTGCATGGGTGTGAGCCTCTACGTGGAGGGGCGCATCTGGGGCGCCATCACCCTCGATGCGTTGCATGCCGGCACCTTCGACAGCCAGGCGCGGGAGGAACTCAAGCGTTGCACCTTGCAGATCGAAGCCGCCGTGCGCGTCACCCGCCTCGAACAGGAAAACCGCAGCTTGCGCTTGTCCCGCAGCGGCCTTCAAGATGTGCGCTTGCCCGCCGACGAAGGCGAAATCCTCGGCCAGAGCGAGGCGTTGCACCAGTTGCTCAATGAGCTGGATGTACTGGCCGATTCCGACCTGCCGGTGTTGCTGTTGGGCGAGACAGGTGTCGGCAAAGAGTTGTTCGCCCGGCGCCTGCATCGTTTGTCGGGGCGCAGCCACAAGCCGTTGATACAGGTCAATTGCGCCGCCTTGCCGGAATCCTTGGCAGAAAGCGAGTTGTTCGGGCACGTCAAGGGCGCCTTTTCCGGCGCCACCAGTGACCGCGCCGGACGTTTCGATGCGGCCAACGGCGGCACACTGTTTCTTGATGAAGTCGGTGAGTTGCCGCTAAGCGTGCAGGCCAAGCTGTTGCGCGCATTGCAAAACGGCGAGATCCAGCGGCTGGGGGCGGATAAACCGTTGCACGTGGATGTACGGATCATCGCCGCGACCAACCGGCACCTGCCCGACAGCATCCGCGATGGCCTGTTCAGGGCTGACCTGTATCACCGGCTCTCGGTGTACCCGGTGCCGATTCCGCCTCTGCGCGAGCGCGGTAACGATGTGCTGATGCTCGCCGGGCATTTCCTCGAGCTCAATCGGGCACGGCTCGGCTTGCGCGGTTTGCGCTTGTCGCCCGCGGCCGAGCGGGCCTTGCTGGCCTATACCTGGCCGGGCAATGTGCGCGAACTGGAACATGTGATCAGTCGCGCTGCGTTGAAGCAACTCAGCCGCGGTACCAGTCGCGCGCTGATCATGACGCTGGAGGCGCAAATCCTCGATCTTGACAGTGCGACGGGGGCATCGGGAATGCTCGTCGAGCGGCCGCTGGAGCTGATGCCTGATGCGCCGTTCCAGGCCTTGGGCGCTGCGGTGGATGACTGCCAGCGAGAAAAAATTCTTCACGCCCTGAGTCTTTCTGCCCAGAACTGGGCGGGCGCCGCACGGCTGCTGGACGTCGACCCCAGCAACCTGCACAAACTGGCCCGGCGTCTTGGCTTGAAGTAA
- a CDS encoding Crp/Fnr family transcriptional regulator: MVLHRVHHQILRSHHLFEPLNEEQLDELMSTSHLLSIDKGEPLFRQDEPADSFYFVIAGAVKIYRLTPDGQEKVFEVIGDRQTCAEAMMLMDTPNYVASAEAVCPTQLYRLSNATYMRLLQSNSRLTFALLGKLCVRLHQRVNEIETLSLKNATHRVVRYLLTQLVRLQPVNSQFELPMAKQLIAGHLSIQPETFSRIIRRLIDEKIITQDGRQIAILDRLRLEQFE, encoded by the coding sequence ATGGTGCTTCATCGCGTTCACCACCAGATTTTGCGCAGTCATCATTTGTTCGAGCCGTTGAACGAAGAACAGCTGGATGAATTGATGAGTACCAGTCACTTGCTGAGCATCGACAAAGGCGAACCCTTGTTCCGGCAAGACGAGCCCGCCGATTCGTTCTATTTCGTGATTGCCGGGGCAGTGAAAATCTACCGGCTGACGCCCGATGGGCAGGAAAAAGTGTTTGAGGTCATCGGCGATCGACAAACCTGCGCCGAGGCGATGATGTTGATGGATACCCCCAATTACGTGGCCTCGGCCGAGGCGGTCTGCCCTACTCAACTGTATCGGCTATCCAACGCCACCTACATGCGCCTGCTTCAGAGCAACAGCCGGCTGACTTTTGCGTTACTCGGCAAGCTCTGCGTTCGCTTGCACCAGCGGGTCAATGAAATCGAAACCCTGTCGCTGAAAAACGCCACCCACCGGGTCGTGCGTTATTTGCTGACGCAACTGGTGCGTCTGCAGCCGGTCAACAGCCAATTCGAACTGCCGATGGCCAAGCAATTGATCGCCGGGCATCTGTCGATCCAACCGGAAACCTTTTCACGGATCATTCGCCGCCTGATCGATGAAAAAATCATCACCCAGGACGGCCGCCAGATCGCCATTCTTGATCGTCTGCGCCTGGAACAGTTCGAATGA